One genomic segment of Pyruvatibacter mobilis includes these proteins:
- a CDS encoding CinA family protein, giving the protein MDSLLPLARAAAERLKARGETIAIGESAGGGLVSAALIAQPGASAFFIGGTVIYTPQAGRALRDRTTLSLKGLDPLTPPFAQELADGYRTQMGCDWTTSEMGAAGPAGSPYGPKPGTAVVAISGPVCKARMVETGTDDRIANMRAFGRAQLELLLECLDAADAR; this is encoded by the coding sequence ATGGACAGCCTGTTACCCCTCGCCCGCGCCGCGGCGGAGCGCCTGAAGGCCCGCGGCGAAACGATAGCCATCGGCGAGAGCGCTGGCGGCGGCCTCGTTTCCGCGGCACTGATCGCCCAACCCGGGGCATCCGCCTTCTTCATTGGCGGCACGGTGATCTACACACCACAGGCTGGCCGGGCCCTGCGTGACCGCACCACACTGAGCCTGAAGGGCCTGGACCCGCTCACACCTCCCTTTGCACAGGAACTGGCCGACGGCTACCGGACGCAAATGGGTTGCGACTGGACAACCAGCGAAATGGGGGCGGCGGGCCCCGCCGGCTCTCCCTATGGTCCCAAGCCGGGCACGGCCGTGGTGGCGATATCCGGGCCTGTCTGCAAGGCACGCATGGTAGAAACCGGAACCGATGACCGCATTGCCAATATGCGGGCATTCGGACGCGCACAGCTGGAGCTGCTGCTGGAGTGCCTGGACGCAGCGGACGCTAGATGA
- a CDS encoding MOSC domain-containing protein: MTGRVVALARCQVKRGPMELLNEASISVDKGVAGDPRGHKKGRQVTLLAREAWEAACTDLGKPLDWTTRRANVLVEGIDLAYSKHRQLRIGSVDFTVAMQMQPCFLMDEFESGLKAALKPDWRGGACCSVRSAGIIRVGDPVIFAD, encoded by the coding sequence ATGACAGGCCGTGTTGTGGCACTTGCCCGCTGCCAGGTGAAACGTGGGCCGATGGAACTGCTCAATGAGGCGTCCATCAGTGTGGACAAGGGCGTGGCCGGGGATCCGCGTGGTCACAAGAAGGGCCGCCAGGTCACGCTGCTGGCGCGGGAAGCCTGGGAGGCGGCGTGTACGGATCTCGGCAAGCCTCTCGACTGGACGACGCGCCGCGCCAATGTCCTGGTCGAAGGAATCGACCTCGCTTATTCCAAGCATCGTCAATTGCGCATCGGCAGTGTCGACTTCACGGTGGCGATGCAGATGCAGCCCTGCTTCCTGATGGATGAGTTTGAAAGCGGTCTGAAAGCGGCCCTCAAGCCTGACTGGCGTGGCGGGGCCTGCTGCTCGGTCCGCAGTGCCGGCATCATCCGTGTTGGTGACCCGGTGATCTTCGCGGACTAG
- a CDS encoding alpha/beta hydrolase, which produces MSLDPQIEALLAQLAENPAPKIQDLSPADARATYLAMASVLEMPDVPIGKTEDISIPGPAGDIPARIYRPVAGGGAALPCLVFFHGGGFVIGDLDTHDVLCRTLANEAGVCVVAVDYRLAPEHRYPAAAEDCYAATKWVEQNPDTLNIDPNAIAVAGDSAGGNLAAVVSLMARDNKGPQISFQLLMYPVTDMTGSEKWASRNEFAEGYFLEKETMAWFEANYFGENTAGRSEATGSPLLAPNLANLPPAYVVTAGFDPLRDEGKAFADALKAAGNDVEYIDYPGMIHGFFNMQGVLDVSREAVKTAARKLRDALAG; this is translated from the coding sequence ATGAGTCTTGACCCCCAGATCGAGGCGCTGCTGGCGCAGCTTGCCGAAAATCCGGCCCCTAAGATCCAGGACCTGTCTCCGGCCGATGCCCGGGCTACCTATCTGGCCATGGCGTCAGTGCTCGAGATGCCTGATGTGCCGATCGGCAAGACCGAAGACATCTCGATCCCGGGTCCCGCAGGTGACATTCCTGCGCGCATCTACCGGCCGGTGGCCGGCGGCGGTGCGGCCCTGCCGTGCCTTGTCTTCTTCCATGGGGGCGGTTTCGTCATTGGTGATCTCGACACGCACGACGTGTTGTGCCGCACATTGGCCAATGAAGCAGGTGTTTGTGTGGTCGCGGTGGATTACCGCCTTGCCCCTGAACACCGGTACCCCGCAGCTGCGGAAGACTGTTATGCCGCTACCAAATGGGTGGAGCAGAACCCCGATACTCTCAATATCGACCCCAATGCTATTGCCGTGGCCGGTGACAGTGCCGGCGGCAATCTGGCCGCCGTCGTCAGCTTGATGGCACGCGACAACAAGGGGCCGCAGATTTCCTTCCAGCTTCTCATGTATCCGGTCACGGACATGACGGGTTCGGAGAAATGGGCATCGCGCAATGAATTTGCCGAGGGGTATTTCCTCGAGAAGGAAACCATGGCGTGGTTCGAGGCCAATTATTTCGGCGAGAATACTGCCGGCCGTTCGGAAGCCACGGGCTCTCCGCTGCTGGCACCGAACCTTGCCAACCTCCCCCCTGCCTATGTCGTCACGGCCGGTTTCGACCCGCTGCGTGATGAGGGCAAGGCTTTTGCCGATGCATTGAAGGCTGCCGGAAACGATGTCGAATACATCGATTATCCAGGCATGATCCATGGCTTCTTCAACATGCAGGGCGTGCTCGACGTTTCCCGTGAGGCCGTGAAGACCGCGGCCCGCAAGCTTCGGGATGCGCTGGCGGGCTGA
- a CDS encoding FAD-binding oxidoreductase, whose amino-acid sequence MTIDRTSLRWNGWGPAAQPDALPKESPAWQWIADALGINTPLPETPATPLEKCTLPASGLDGETRLELERIVGANQVHTGDYERAFHARGKSYHDLLHVRAGNLSNAPDAVVYPRSEDETQRLVEFAAARDIVLVPFGGGSSVVGGVTGREQGEKRLCITVDTTLMTSLLSIDETAMTATAQAGIYGPALDKALASQGVRLGHYPQSFEYSTLGGWVAARGAGQNSIRYGRADKWLVSAHVATPSGLWRTEATPGSAAAPNLNQMVAGSEGTLGIITEATFKVHSLPDAEDYRGYLFRSFAEGADAIRRIVQSEIPTAMLRLSDADETFFFRTLGGIGKEHGLKDNLAEAYLRLRGYADRPCALIVGLEGSAANVSHARDRVARIMSACGGLHVGRSPGTSWKAGRFHGPMVRDPMMDHGLGVDTLETSTFWSNIQTLHSAVREAIDTSIRETLDDPSARGIVMAHISHAYPDGASLYFTFVFPRRLDRGLEGEVAQWLTIKRAASDAIAAHNGTISHHHGVGTDHAPWLGQEKGPVGMQMLGAVKQSLDPKGVMNPGKVLGDGIGN is encoded by the coding sequence ATGACCATCGACCGCACGAGCCTTCGCTGGAATGGCTGGGGACCGGCCGCGCAGCCAGACGCCCTTCCCAAGGAGTCGCCGGCCTGGCAGTGGATAGCCGATGCGCTCGGCATCAACACTCCCTTGCCCGAAACACCGGCGACCCCGCTTGAGAAATGCACCTTGCCCGCGTCTGGCCTCGACGGTGAAACGCGGCTGGAGCTTGAGCGCATTGTCGGCGCCAACCAGGTGCATACAGGCGACTATGAGCGCGCCTTCCACGCGCGCGGCAAGAGCTATCACGACCTGCTCCATGTCCGCGCGGGCAACCTTTCAAATGCGCCGGACGCTGTGGTCTACCCCCGTAGCGAGGATGAGACGCAACGGCTTGTGGAATTTGCAGCCGCCCGCGACATTGTGCTGGTACCGTTCGGCGGCGGCTCCAGCGTGGTCGGTGGCGTCACCGGCCGGGAGCAGGGCGAAAAACGCCTGTGCATCACCGTGGACACCACGTTGATGACATCCCTCTTGTCCATCGACGAGACGGCCATGACGGCAACTGCTCAGGCCGGCATCTACGGGCCCGCGCTGGACAAGGCACTGGCGAGCCAGGGCGTCCGGCTCGGGCACTATCCGCAGAGCTTCGAATACTCGACGCTTGGCGGGTGGGTCGCTGCCCGCGGTGCTGGCCAGAACTCGATCCGCTACGGTCGTGCCGACAAATGGCTCGTCTCGGCCCATGTCGCCACACCATCCGGCCTGTGGCGCACTGAAGCGACGCCCGGTTCAGCGGCCGCCCCGAATCTTAACCAGATGGTAGCGGGCTCCGAAGGAACGCTGGGGATCATCACTGAAGCGACCTTCAAGGTTCATAGTCTTCCGGATGCGGAGGATTACAGAGGCTATCTGTTCCGCAGCTTCGCCGAGGGCGCGGACGCGATCCGCCGTATCGTGCAGTCCGAAATCCCAACGGCGATGCTACGTCTGTCAGACGCAGACGAGACTTTTTTCTTCCGCACACTTGGCGGCATCGGCAAGGAACACGGCCTCAAGGACAACCTGGCAGAAGCCTATCTGAGGCTCCGCGGCTATGCGGACCGGCCCTGTGCCCTGATCGTGGGATTGGAAGGCAGTGCCGCCAATGTATCGCATGCCCGCGACCGGGTCGCACGGATCATGTCCGCGTGCGGCGGACTGCACGTAGGCCGCTCTCCCGGGACGAGTTGGAAGGCCGGTCGCTTCCACGGCCCCATGGTGCGTGACCCGATGATGGACCACGGGCTCGGCGTGGACACGCTGGAAACATCGACGTTCTGGTCCAACATCCAGACCCTGCACAGCGCTGTCCGCGAGGCAATCGACACATCGATCCGTGAGACGCTGGACGACCCGTCAGCTCGCGGCATCGTCATGGCGCACATAAGCCATGCCTATCCGGACGGTGCCAGCCTCTATTTCACTTTCGTGTTCCCGCGCCGTCTGGATAGGGGCCTCGAAGGCGAGGTAGCCCAGTGGCTTACCATCAAGCGGGCGGCCTCTGACGCCATCGCAGCCCACAACGGCACCATCTCCCATCATCACGGCGTCGGCACGGACCATGCCCCGTGGCTGGGGCAGGAAAAAGGCCCCGTCGGCATGCAGATGCTCGGTGCCGTCAAGCAGTCCCTTGACCCGAAGGGCGTGATGAACCCGGGCAAGGTATTGGGCGACGGGATCGGAAACTGA
- a CDS encoding diacylglycerol/lipid kinase family protein, which yields MDTPPVTAAATPKPHALAEGSKVHVVANPRSAGGATSRRWDELLAALNRAITPVTGSPVDVSLTSAPWDAARLTAQALKDGADQVIAVGGDGTIHECINGFFENGRLINEDAVLAILPAGTGGDYRRTFGLPTDIEQAADICARGDARSVDLGRISYVADDGSKETRYFNNIASFGLSGVVDRAVNRASWPKLLGGKFTFAWCTFWAALRYAPPPIRIKMDERYDEVFNVGTGAVAIGQYFGGGMHMAPMSEPDDGVFDVIIMTDTTLKDLVGGDGDIYKGTHIQSPKVIATRTRSLLALPVDEKAEILLDIDGESPGRLPASFEIIPKAIRLRT from the coding sequence ATGGACACGCCTCCCGTGACAGCCGCCGCAACGCCAAAGCCCCATGCACTGGCAGAGGGCTCGAAGGTACATGTGGTCGCCAACCCGCGCTCAGCGGGCGGCGCAACAAGTCGCCGCTGGGATGAGCTTCTTGCCGCGCTCAATCGCGCCATCACACCGGTAACCGGCAGCCCGGTAGACGTTTCATTGACATCAGCTCCATGGGACGCCGCGCGCCTGACAGCTCAGGCCCTGAAGGACGGTGCCGATCAGGTCATCGCAGTGGGGGGTGACGGCACCATCCATGAATGCATCAACGGCTTCTTCGAAAACGGCCGCCTCATCAACGAGGACGCCGTGCTGGCGATCTTGCCTGCAGGCACCGGCGGGGACTATCGCCGCACCTTCGGCCTGCCGACCGACATTGAGCAGGCCGCAGACATATGTGCCCGCGGTGACGCGCGCAGCGTGGATCTCGGGCGCATTTCCTATGTAGCCGACGATGGCAGCAAGGAAACGCGCTACTTCAACAACATTGCCAGCTTCGGTCTTTCCGGCGTGGTGGACCGGGCCGTCAATCGTGCCAGCTGGCCGAAACTTCTCGGCGGCAAATTCACTTTCGCCTGGTGCACGTTCTGGGCCGCACTGCGTTACGCGCCACCGCCCATACGCATCAAGATGGATGAGCGCTACGACGAAGTCTTCAACGTCGGCACGGGCGCTGTTGCCATTGGCCAGTATTTTGGCGGCGGCATGCATATGGCGCCCATGTCCGAACCTGATGACGGGGTATTCGACGTCATCATCATGACTGACACCACCTTGAAGGATCTGGTGGGTGGCGACGGCGACATCTACAAGGGCACGCATATTCAAAGCCCGAAGGTAATCGCCACGCGCACCCGAAGCCTGCTGGCCCTGCCGGTGGATGAAAAAGCAGAGATACTGCTCGACATCGACGGCGAATCTCCCGGACGCCTGCCTGCAAGCTTTGAAATCATCCCGAAGGCGATCAGACTGCGGACATGA
- a CDS encoding glycerol-3-phosphate dehydrogenase/oxidase, with the protein MERNLERMAATRHDVLIIGGGITGACIARDAALRGLSVALVEKKDFSSATSSGSSKLVHGGLRYLANFELGLVRESLRERRIWERIAPHMVTPVPFLIPLYGSASALKLKIGLTLYDLLSYDRNRLEDPDKHMPAHRRLTPEEALACAPFLDPNGLKGAMVYYDCQMYSPERIGVECIGDAADNGAHVANYAQVDEILTAGDGNARKVTGARVTDLLDGSSHEIRADLTINATGPWGDMVMALAEQDGAPARGLIRSKGIHLITRKLTDDMALAVMPSGGGHFFVIPWRGHTIIGTTDTVFKGKPDELGVTETDITAFLQVINQGLPGLNLARDDVEHFYAGLRPLVDTNPNDDEKDSYGASRAAEVFDHASEGVEGLLSALGGKWTTSRHLAEQVVDMALEKLDHTGSKCVTATTPVQGGEITRYAEFEAAALKRLPQLAPEIVRNLARNHGSRMDDVVALAESLGQPELLTPLSNETHTVGAQVVYAIRTEMARSLDDILQRRTGLGTLGHPGHDTIRRIAEICRQELGWDDDETTRQITQAEKRFVTIDDAA; encoded by the coding sequence ATGGAGCGCAATCTGGAGCGCATGGCCGCCACCCGGCATGACGTGCTGATCATCGGCGGCGGCATCACCGGTGCCTGCATCGCCCGGGACGCGGCCCTGCGCGGATTGTCCGTGGCACTGGTTGAGAAGAAGGACTTCTCCTCCGCCACAAGCTCCGGCTCCTCCAAGCTGGTGCATGGGGGCTTGCGCTATCTTGCCAATTTCGAACTGGGCCTGGTGCGCGAAAGCCTGCGCGAACGCCGCATCTGGGAACGCATCGCCCCCCATATGGTGACGCCCGTCCCCTTCCTCATCCCGCTTTATGGGTCGGCATCTGCGCTGAAACTGAAGATCGGCCTCACGCTCTACGACCTCCTGTCCTACGACCGGAACCGGCTGGAAGATCCGGACAAGCACATGCCGGCCCACCGCCGCCTGACACCGGAGGAGGCGCTGGCATGTGCCCCCTTCCTCGACCCCAACGGTCTCAAGGGCGCGATGGTCTATTACGATTGCCAGATGTATTCGCCTGAACGTATCGGCGTCGAATGCATTGGCGATGCAGCGGACAACGGCGCACATGTTGCGAATTACGCCCAGGTCGACGAGATACTGACCGCCGGTGATGGCAATGCCCGCAAGGTGACCGGCGCGCGGGTGACCGATTTGTTGGACGGCTCGTCACACGAAATCAGAGCAGACCTGACGATCAATGCCACAGGGCCTTGGGGCGACATGGTGATGGCACTGGCCGAGCAGGACGGTGCCCCGGCGCGCGGCCTGATCCGCTCAAAGGGCATACATCTCATCACCCGCAAGCTGACCGACGACATGGCCCTGGCCGTCATGCCATCCGGCGGCGGGCATTTCTTCGTCATTCCCTGGCGCGGCCACACCATCATCGGCACCACGGATACCGTGTTCAAAGGCAAGCCGGATGAGCTGGGGGTGACCGAAACGGACATCACCGCTTTTCTTCAGGTGATCAATCAAGGTCTGCCAGGGTTGAATCTGGCGCGCGATGATGTGGAGCATTTTTATGCCGGCCTGCGCCCGCTGGTGGACACCAACCCCAACGATGACGAGAAGGACAGCTACGGGGCGTCACGCGCCGCTGAGGTCTTCGATCACGCCTCCGAGGGTGTGGAAGGCCTCCTATCGGCCCTTGGCGGCAAATGGACAACGTCCCGCCACCTCGCCGAACAAGTGGTGGATATGGCCCTCGAGAAGCTGGACCACACCGGCAGCAAATGCGTGACAGCAACAACCCCCGTCCAGGGGGGCGAGATCACCCGCTATGCCGAGTTCGAAGCGGCCGCCCTCAAACGCCTGCCGCAGCTTGCCCCGGAGATCGTTCGAAACCTCGCCCGCAATCACGGCAGCCGTATGGACGACGTGGTTGCGCTCGCTGAAAGCCTGGGACAACCGGAGTTGCTGACCCCTCTGTCCAACGAAACCCATACCGTCGGTGCGCAGGTGGTCTATGCCATCCGAACCGAGATGGCGCGCAGCCTTGACGACATCCTCCAACGCCGCACGGGTCTTGGCACGCTTGGCCATCCCGGCCACGATACAATCAGGCGAATCGCGGAAATTTGCCGCCAGGAACTGGGATGGGATGACGATGAGACTACGCGTCAGATCACGCAGGCTGAAAAACGCTTCGTTACCATTGACGATGCGGCCTGA
- a CDS encoding 2-hydroxychromene-2-carboxylate isomerase, producing MSDLSFDLFWSFRSPYSYLATPRLRKIGEEYDVTINVRQVYPIAVRIPGFFKTVNPMWPPYLLTDTARIAEFENIPYGWPNPDPIVMDLASGEVPKDQPYIHRLTRLGVAATQAGKGIEFLSEVSRIIFGGDTPQWNEGSHLADATARAGLDLAELDAKIEADPDAYEKIIEENEAAQRAAGHWGVPLMVFEGEPFFGQDRIDLLVWRMKQKGLAARK from the coding sequence ATGTCTGACCTCTCCTTCGACCTCTTCTGGTCCTTCCGCTCACCCTATTCCTATCTCGCAACGCCGCGGCTGAGGAAGATCGGCGAGGAGTATGATGTCACCATCAATGTGCGGCAGGTCTATCCGATTGCGGTGCGCATTCCCGGCTTCTTCAAGACCGTGAACCCCATGTGGCCGCCCTATCTGCTGACCGACACCGCCCGGATCGCCGAGTTCGAAAACATCCCTTACGGTTGGCCCAATCCGGACCCGATTGTCATGGACCTGGCTTCCGGCGAAGTGCCGAAGGACCAGCCCTACATCCACCGCCTCACGCGGCTGGGCGTGGCAGCTACACAGGCCGGCAAGGGCATTGAATTCCTCAGCGAGGTTAGCCGGATCATATTCGGCGGCGACACTCCGCAGTGGAACGAAGGCAGCCACCTGGCCGACGCCACAGCCCGCGCAGGCCTCGACCTGGCCGAGCTTGATGCCAAGATCGAAGCGGACCCGGATGCCTATGAAAAGATCATCGAAGAAAATGAGGCCGCACAGAGAGCAGCGGGTCACTGGGGCGTGCCACTTATGGTATTTGAAGGGGAGCCCTTCTTCGGCCAGGACCGGATCGATCTTCTGGTATGGCGGATGAAGCAGAAAGGCCTGGCCGCCAGGAAATAG
- a CDS encoding alpha/beta fold hydrolase encodes MPQAEANGLSIEYETFGDRANPALLLIMGVGCQLIMWPEDLCQGLADRGFFVIRYDNRDIGLTTKMDDAGAPDIMAALTAQLSGEPVKAPYSLDDMADDAAALLKTLGIDRAHIVGASMGGMIAQLVAIRHPEITKSLTSIMSTTGNPDLPAAKDEAMGALLTPPADTSRESLIAQGVTMWKVIGSPKYPATEEELTTLAARNVDRSICPEGFGRQVLAILSAPARNEALAKLSVPAMVLHGADDPLVPVEGGKDTADAIPGARLEIIDGMAHDFTQALVPVYLDKIGGFVSQVESGRAAAE; translated from the coding sequence ATGCCACAGGCCGAGGCCAATGGGCTGTCCATCGAATATGAAACCTTTGGCGACCGGGCCAATCCGGCGCTGCTGCTTATCATGGGGGTGGGCTGCCAACTCATCATGTGGCCCGAGGATCTCTGCCAGGGTCTGGCGGACAGGGGTTTCTTCGTGATCCGCTATGACAACCGGGACATCGGCCTGACCACCAAGATGGATGATGCGGGCGCGCCGGACATCATGGCGGCGCTGACGGCGCAGCTGTCGGGCGAACCGGTCAAGGCGCCTTATTCGCTGGATGACATGGCCGATGATGCCGCCGCGCTGCTCAAGACGCTCGGCATCGACCGGGCGCATATCGTCGGCGCGTCCATGGGCGGGATGATCGCCCAGCTTGTGGCGATCCGGCATCCGGAAATCACCAAGAGCCTCACCTCGATCATGTCCACCACCGGCAATCCGGATCTCCCGGCGGCCAAGGACGAAGCGATGGGCGCGCTCTTGACCCCGCCGGCGGATACAAGCCGCGAGAGCCTGATCGCCCAGGGCGTGACTATGTGGAAGGTGATTGGCAGCCCGAAATATCCGGCCACGGAAGAAGAACTGACGACGCTGGCTGCGCGCAATGTGGACCGCTCAATCTGCCCGGAAGGCTTCGGCCGCCAGGTGCTGGCCATTCTCTCAGCGCCTGCGCGCAACGAGGCGCTGGCCAAGCTGTCGGTGCCCGCCATGGTGCTGCACGGTGCGGATGATCCGCTGGTGCCGGTGGAGGGTGGCAAGGACACCGCCGATGCGATACCCGGCGCCCGCCTCGAGATCATCGACGGCATGGCGCATGATTTCACCCAGGCGCTGGTGCCTGTCTATCTCGACAAGATCGGCGGGTTTGTGAGCCAAGTCGAAAGCGGCCGCGCGGCTGCTGAATAA
- a CDS encoding alpha/beta fold hydrolase, with translation MQVKANGIDIEVETFGDKANPTIIFVMGFGAQLTGWPVEMMEGLVDRGFHVVRFDNRDVGLSQKFPELGQPNAGDVMAKMVAGETPDVPYTLTDMAADAVGVLDALGIDKAHIVGGSMGGMIVQLAAAGWPERFHSMTSVFSTTGNQELPPSTDEALAALLSRPENEERDTVVAHQMKVRKVIGSPGYPTPEDEARRRAEETFDRSYYPEGTTRQYAAIIADGDRRERIKSISCPVLVLHGVGDPLVRVEGGRDTAANIPGARLVEIEGWGHDLPVQLVPQLVDEIAAHCSAAGSKAAAAE, from the coding sequence ATGCAGGTCAAGGCAAACGGGATTGATATCGAGGTGGAAACCTTCGGTGACAAGGCCAATCCGACGATCATTTTCGTGATGGGGTTCGGCGCGCAGCTCACGGGCTGGCCGGTGGAAATGATGGAAGGCCTGGTTGATCGGGGCTTTCATGTGGTGCGGTTTGACAATCGCGACGTGGGGCTGTCGCAGAAATTTCCGGAGCTTGGCCAGCCCAATGCGGGGGATGTGATGGCCAAGATGGTGGCGGGTGAAACGCCTGACGTGCCCTACACCCTCACGGATATGGCCGCGGACGCTGTCGGCGTGCTGGATGCGCTGGGTATCGACAAGGCGCATATCGTCGGCGGGTCGATGGGCGGCATGATTGTGCAACTGGCTGCGGCCGGCTGGCCTGAGCGGTTCCATTCCATGACCTCGGTCTTCTCGACCACCGGTAACCAGGAACTTCCTCCGTCGACGGATGAAGCGCTGGCGGCGCTTCTTTCCCGGCCCGAGAATGAGGAGCGGGACACGGTGGTGGCTCACCAGATGAAGGTGCGCAAGGTCATCGGCTCACCTGGCTATCCGACGCCGGAAGACGAAGCACGCCGCCGGGCAGAGGAAACCTTTGACCGGTCGTACTACCCGGAGGGTACCACGCGCCAATACGCTGCCATCATTGCCGATGGCGATCGCCGCGAGCGCATCAAGTCGATTTCCTGCCCGGTGCTGGTTCTTCATGGCGTCGGCGATCCGCTGGTCCGTGTCGAGGGTGGCCGTGACACGGCAGCCAACATTCCGGGTGCGCGTCTGGTCGAGATCGAGGGGTGGGGGCATGACCTTCCGGTTCAACTGGTGCCGCAGTTGGTCGACGAGATTGCGGCCCATTGCTCGGCGGCAGGCAGCAAGGCTGCAGCTGCCGAATAG
- a CDS encoding SDR family oxidoreductase — protein sequence MKNLFDISGKVAVITGGSRGIGEMIAQGFVENGAKVYITARKAEACNATADRLSELGTCISLPYDLSTVEGVEGFAKEIAEREEKLDILVNNAGAAWGEPIDDYSEDGWDKVFNINLKGPFFLTQKLLPLLRKAATYEEPARIINTASINGIEPPILETYAYSSSKAGMIMLTRHLAGRLAADNILVNAIAPGPFPSNMMAATLATMGDAIKADNPRKRIGEPEDIAGVAIFLASRASAYTTGACVPCDGGASQV from the coding sequence ATGAAGAACCTCTTCGATATCTCCGGCAAGGTTGCCGTCATCACCGGCGGCAGCCGCGGCATTGGCGAGATGATCGCCCAGGGCTTCGTGGAAAACGGCGCCAAGGTCTACATCACCGCCCGTAAGGCCGAAGCGTGCAACGCCACCGCCGACCGCCTGTCGGAACTCGGCACCTGCATTTCCCTGCCCTACGACCTGTCCACCGTCGAAGGGGTGGAAGGCTTCGCGAAGGAAATCGCCGAGCGCGAAGAGAAGCTCGACATCCTGGTCAACAATGCAGGCGCTGCCTGGGGCGAGCCGATTGATGACTACTCTGAGGACGGCTGGGACAAGGTCTTCAACATCAACCTGAAGGGCCCGTTCTTCCTGACCCAGAAGCTGCTGCCGCTGCTGCGCAAGGCCGCTACCTATGAAGAACCGGCCCGCATCATCAACACAGCCTCCATCAACGGCATTGAGCCGCCGATCCTCGAGACCTACGCGTACTCCTCCTCGAAGGCCGGCATGATCATGCTGACCCGCCATCTGGCCGGCCGCCTGGCAGCGGACAACATCCTGGTCAATGCCATCGCGCCGGGGCCTTTCCCCTCCAACATGATGGCCGCAACGCTTGCCACCATGGGCGACGCCATCAAAGCCGACAATCCGCGCAAGCGCATCGGCGAGCCGGAAGACATTGCAGGCGTTGCCATCTTCCTGGCATCCCGCGCCTCAGCCTACACGACAGGCGCCTGCGTGCCGTGTGACGGCGGCGCAAGCCAGGTCTGA